The Edaphobacter bradus region GTGCTCGTGTATCTCATCCTGATGGCGCAATTCGCCTCGTTTTCCGATCCGTTCATCATCCTCCTGGCAATTCCTCCCGGGCTCTCCGGGGCATTGTTGTTCCTTCTCGTCACTGGAACGAGCCTCAATGTCATGTCCCTGATGGGAATCATCATGACCACTGGAATCGCGGCTTCGAACAGCATTTTGATCGTTGAATTTGCCGGAACGCTGCGCAAAAAGGGCAGGCCGCTCAAGGAATCGCTCGTTGAAGCCTGCAAGGCCCGCCTGAGACCAATTCTGATGACCAGCCTCGCAACCATTCTTAGCCTCATCCCCCTAGCTCTGGCTCTCGAACCGGGCAGCGAGCAGTACGCTCCATTGGCGCGCGCCATCCTGGGCGGCCTTACGGTCTCTGTCATTGTCACCGTATTTCTGGTGCCGGCCGCCTATCTGCTCATACATCGCAAGCACCCACAAACAGCACTGGCCGCGGAGGTAAAGCCATGAAGAGAGTTGAAACATTCGCCGCGGGTGTTTTGCCTCTCTTATGGACCGCGGTCGCACTGCTTGGCCAGAGTACGACGGTCGCGTTGCCGAATGATCCGGCAATGCAGAGCGGTCAGGCACCGTTTACACAAGGTCCGATTCCACCTGCCGCCCCAGCGGGGAACAACACCCCCACTCTCTTGACCAGGCAAGACGCGGAGAAAATAGCGTTGGCCAACAATCCTCGTATTCACATCAGCCAGCTCATTGCAAAGATCCAACATCAGGTTGTCCGTGAACGCCGAGCTGACGAACTCCCTACTCTGAGCGGGAATCTCACAGCGGTAGCAGCCAACGACGCAAGCAGACTCGCCAGTGGAACGCTGACCGCTTCTCTTCTTCTCCAACACGCTGGAATGGGCGTCCAACTCAGCCAACTGATTACCGACTTTGGACATACTGCAAACCTTGTGGCGTCCACAAAGCTCCAGGAGAAGGCACGTCTGGCCGATGCCGAAGCCAGTCGCCAGGATATTGTTTTGGCAACGGATGCGGTCTTTTTTGCAGTCATCGAGGCACAAGAAACGCTGAAGGTCGCAGTACAGACGGTATCCGCGCGACAAGCTTTATCTGATCAGGTGAGCGCACTCACCGCTTCGAAGCTGAAGTCCGAACTTGATCAGAGTTTTGCCCAGGTAAATCTCTCTCAAGCGAAACTCCTGCAACTCGACGCCCAGAATAATCTCGACGCGGCCAAGGCAGGGCTTAGCGCGGTGCTTGGCTATGACAAGTTGATGAACTTCGAGCTCGTTGACGAAACTGGCGCACTTCCGCCGCTAGCACCGGATATAGACATTCTCATCGCACAAGCCATCCAGAACCGGCCCGATCTGCAATCGCTGAGGTTCAGTGAACAAGCAGCGATGAAGTTCAGCAAGGCGCAACACGAACAACTGCTGCCGACGATCAGCGCGTTCGGCGTCGTCGGGGGAACGCCTGTCGGTTCTCCGCAGTACTTCACGACAAACTGGTACGGCGCGGTCGGCGGTAATTTGAGTATTCCGATCTTCAATGGCTTTCGTCTCTCTGCCCAAGCCTCCGAGGCATCGCTGCAGGTACAAGCGGCTTCGGAGCAGACTCGCGCGTTGCGTGAGCAGATAGCTCGCGATGTGCGAACGGCGTGGCTCAATGCGAATACCGCATGGCAAAGGGTTACCGTGACCGGAGAACTACTCAGGGAGGCAAACACCGCGCTGGACCTTGCTAAGACACGCTACGGTCTCGGACTCAGCTCAATCGTTGAGTTGAGTCAGGCTGAACTCCAACAAACCGAAGCAGCAATCGGTAATGCAAATGCGAGGTCACAGTACAACTTCGCGCTTTCGACCATCAACTTCCAGACAGGAGTACAGCCGTGATCGAAAGCCCGAAGGTGTCCACTCTTGGCAGGCTGCCAGACAAGAGACGACAAACTATGGGAAGCATTAGCAGAACTTAGGGAGTGCCGATGACAAATGTCCGCAAGAGTTCGGCCATTCAGTTTGAAACAGTAATCTTCGCAACAGATTTTTCACCCGCATCCTATAACGCCGGTCTTTACGCTTCAGCAGTTTCGGTTCACTTCGGCGCCAGTCTCGTTGTTGCACACGCATTCACCCTCCTTCAGGCTGCGCTCGAAGTAGAGACAGAGAAGTCTGTTCCCAGCCAGCAGCGTATCGACCTAAGTTGTGAGTTGACGCTGACCGCTGAGACCTTGAAAGCTGGCCGTGGGACGACCGAGACTATCCTTCTTGAAGGGGATCCGCGACGCATGATTCCGGTTTTCGCGCAGCGGAAGGCTCCGGCGCTAGTGGTTTTGGGCACTCATGGACGAGGGTCCATTGATCGGTTTGTCCTGGGCTCCACTTCCGAAGGCGTGCTGCGGCATTCGAGTGAACCGGCACTGACGGTAGGCCCGAATGTGAATATCCTTCGGGCCGGCTCACTACTGGTTCGGCGCATCCTTTATGCCACGGACTGTTCAGCGGAAGCTGCTCACGCCGCCCCGGTTGCTGTCGCTCTTGCGGAAGCCTTCTCAGCTGACCTCGATGTCCTAAACGTCATTCGTTCGGGCGAGGTTAATTATCCCGAACAGATTCGTCGCTTACAACAACACTTCTACGGCGCTGTCGAAGCGATCATGCCGCACAGTGCAGGACAACTCTGCGAACCTCACACCTTTGTAAGTGTGGGAAAGCCCCCTACAGAAATACTGAAACATATTGGTGAGCATCAGATTGACTTGGTGATATTGGGACTTCAGAGAAGCACCCATCTGGGTATGCAGAACAGAACCTCCGGAGCATTCCGTATCATTGCCGAAGCAAGCTGCCCGGTCATCACCGTGGCCTCAGGTACGCATGCAAATCCTTAAATAGGTACCGGAAAAAACACACTCGTGGCTATGATTGCAAGAGTTGGACTCCCGGTATCAACTATTTATTGTTTTTTCGTCTTTCTTTAAATTCTCCCCGGTTTCTTTAGGCACACCTTTTGATACGGGCGAGTTGGCGATTTTCGGATGAGTAGATTCAAGGAGATGAGGGGTGCCGTGCGGCACCCCTTTTGAACATCTGCTAGAGAGCTTGTTGCTGTCCCTGTTTGATCAGTCGGCTGACGGTAGCCCGCGAGATCTGGAAGGACTTGGCGATCTGGGTGAGACTTTGCCCGCGGGCTCGGTCTCGAAGAACGGCAGCACGATCGATATCAAGCGGCCGTCGTCCGATGTGCCGTCCTTCGAGCCGGGCCCGGCGCATGCCTGCCCGGACCCGTTCGATGATCAGGTTCCGCTCCAGTTCGGCGATAGCCCCGATGATGATGACGACAGCGCGTCCCAGCGGGCCGCCGGTATCCAGGTTCTCGCGGAAGCTGACGAACTCGATGCCGAGATGGTTGAGCTCATCCAGCACCTCGAGGAAGTGCCGAACCGACCTGGCGATCCGATCGGAGGCCCATACCAGGAGCACCTGGAAACGGCCGCGTCGGGCATCCCGCAACAGATCACCGAGACCAGGCCTACGCGCTTTAGTTCCCGAGATCTTGTCGGTGTACTCAGCGACGACGCGAAAACCCCGTTGCTGCGCCAGGGCCCGGAGATCGTAGAGCTGGGTCTCAGGATGCTGATCGACACTGGATACGCGCATATAAAGAGCCGCCGTCTTCATATCTGCTCCTCCAGGGAGGCCAGGAACTCATCGAGGAGACGGGCCTCCTTGTCGAGCCGGACCAGGTGTTCGACGTTCGGGTCCATCTGGCTCAGTTCCAGGATCGCCTCGATCTGATAGCAAGCCCGGATCTGCTCCACCTTCTGGCGGATCTGGGACCGGGTGGCGGGGAGAGGGGCGGGACG contains the following coding sequences:
- a CDS encoding universal stress protein; its protein translation is MTNVRKSSAIQFETVIFATDFSPASYNAGLYASAVSVHFGASLVVAHAFTLLQAALEVETEKSVPSQQRIDLSCELTLTAETLKAGRGTTETILLEGDPRRMIPVFAQRKAPALVVLGTHGRGSIDRFVLGSTSEGVLRHSSEPALTVGPNVNILRAGSLLVRRILYATDCSAEAAHAAPVAVALAEAFSADLDVLNVIRSGEVNYPEQIRRLQQHFYGAVEAIMPHSAGQLCEPHTFVSVGKPPTEILKHIGEHQIDLVILGLQRSTHLGMQNRTSGAFRIIAEASCPVITVASGTHANP
- a CDS encoding TolC family protein; translation: MKRVETFAAGVLPLLWTAVALLGQSTTVALPNDPAMQSGQAPFTQGPIPPAAPAGNNTPTLLTRQDAEKIALANNPRIHISQLIAKIQHQVVRERRADELPTLSGNLTAVAANDASRLASGTLTASLLLQHAGMGVQLSQLITDFGHTANLVASTKLQEKARLADAEASRQDIVLATDAVFFAVIEAQETLKVAVQTVSARQALSDQVSALTASKLKSELDQSFAQVNLSQAKLLQLDAQNNLDAAKAGLSAVLGYDKLMNFELVDETGALPPLAPDIDILIAQAIQNRPDLQSLRFSEQAAMKFSKAQHEQLLPTISAFGVVGGTPVGSPQYFTTNWYGAVGGNLSIPIFNGFRLSAQASEASLQVQAASEQTRALREQIARDVRTAWLNANTAWQRVTVTGELLREANTALDLAKTRYGLGLSSIVELSQAELQQTEAAIGNANARSQYNFALSTINFQTGVQP
- a CDS encoding recombinase family protein gives rise to the protein MKTAALYMRVSSVDQHPETQLYDLRALAQQRGFRVVAEYTDKISGTKARRPGLGDLLRDARRGRFQVLLVWASDRIARSVRHFLEVLDELNHLGIEFVSFRENLDTGGPLGRAVVIIIGAIAELERNLIIERVRAGMRRARLEGRHIGRRPLDIDRAAVLRDRARGQSLTQIAKSFQISRATVSRLIKQGQQQAL